A genomic region of Bernardetia sp. ABR2-2B contains the following coding sequences:
- the murD gene encoding UDP-N-acetylmuramoyl-L-alanine--D-glutamate ligase, whose protein sequence is MKQKNVVILGGGESGIGAARLAAEKGYNVFLSEKNKLSDENRYELEHHKIFYEEGKHTESIVLGADLIIKSPGIPESASIMEAIRLEHIDVISEIEFASRFVSGKIIAITGTNGKTTTTLLTYHLLKSAGLKVCLAGNIGKSFAREAIEDNYDYYVIEVSSFQLDDIDEFRPHVAVLLNITPDHLDRYDYQMENYVNSKFKINENQSNKDFFIYNEEDIESLKHIRFHRLAGRMLPINISKQKEYLSLQNKIRISATPAQMLDIPVSDLPLKGAHNFLNTVAAGMVAQIIGLSDEQVIEGLKSFINAPHRLEKIKTIKGITFINDSKATNIDAVSYALESFDKPLIWIVGGVDKGNEYEVIEESVKKNVRAIVCLGKDNKKITTFFKGKVSEIRETNSMKKAIETAFSLAESEDVVLLSPACASFDLFKNYEDRGDQFRRYVQELALNTKEKQEPEKV, encoded by the coding sequence ATGAAACAAAAAAATGTAGTTATTCTTGGTGGTGGAGAAAGTGGTATAGGTGCAGCTCGTCTTGCAGCTGAAAAAGGGTATAATGTTTTTCTATCTGAGAAAAATAAACTCTCTGATGAAAATAGATATGAATTAGAACATCATAAAATTTTTTATGAAGAAGGAAAGCATACTGAATCAATTGTTTTGGGAGCTGATTTGATTATCAAAAGTCCAGGTATTCCTGAAAGTGCATCGATTATGGAAGCTATTCGGTTAGAACATATAGATGTAATCTCTGAAATTGAGTTTGCTTCTCGTTTTGTTTCTGGAAAAATAATAGCAATCACAGGAACAAATGGCAAAACAACAACTACACTTCTGACCTATCATTTACTCAAAAGTGCAGGTTTGAAAGTGTGTTTGGCTGGAAATATTGGAAAAAGTTTTGCTCGGGAAGCTATTGAGGACAACTATGATTATTACGTTATAGAAGTAAGCAGTTTTCAATTAGATGATATTGATGAATTTCGTCCTCATGTAGCTGTGTTGCTCAACATTACACCTGACCATTTGGATAGATACGATTATCAGATGGAAAACTACGTAAATTCAAAATTTAAAATTAATGAAAATCAGAGTAACAAAGATTTTTTTATTTATAATGAAGAAGATATAGAATCGCTCAAGCATATTCGTTTTCATCGCCTTGCTGGAAGAATGCTTCCTATTAATATCTCTAAGCAAAAAGAATATTTATCCTTACAAAACAAAATCAGAATCTCGGCTACTCCTGCCCAAATGTTAGATATTCCAGTTTCTGATTTACCACTCAAAGGAGCGCATAATTTTCTCAATACAGTGGCTGCAGGAATGGTCGCACAGATTATAGGGCTTTCAGATGAGCAAGTCATAGAAGGCTTAAAATCATTTATCAATGCGCCTCACAGGTTAGAGAAAATAAAAACAATAAAGGGAATTACATTTATAAATGATTCGAAGGCAACGAATATAGACGCTGTTTCTTATGCTCTTGAAAGTTTTGATAAACCTCTAATTTGGATTGTTGGAGGTGTTGATAAAGGGAATGAATACGAAGTTATTGAAGAATCTGTCAAGAAAAATGTACGTGCAATTGTTTGTTTGGGAAAAGACAACAAAAAAATAACTACTTTTTTTAAAGGAAAAGTAAGCGAAATTAGAGAAACAAATAGTATGAAAAAAGCTATCGAAACGGCTTTTAGTTTAGCAGAAAGTGAAGATGTTGTTTTGCTTTCTCCTGCTTGTGCAAGTTTTGATTTATTCAAAAATTATGAAGATAGAGGAGACCAGTTTCGTCGTTATGTGCAAGAATTAGCTCTCAATACTAAAGAAAAACAAGAACCTGAAAAGGTGTAA
- the ubiE gene encoding bifunctional demethylmenaquinone methyltransferase/2-methoxy-6-polyprenyl-1,4-benzoquinol methylase UbiE yields MTVIPYKDQTASKKDQVAQMFDNISNNYDLLNRILSGGIDIIWRKKAISYLKSERPQLMLDVATGTGDFAIEAYKKLKPKKIVGVDISTGMLSFGREKIEKLGLQDTIDLKIGDSEKLPFEDNTFDAVTVSFGVRNFENLEKGLADIYRVLKKGGSLVVLEFSQPEAFPIKQFYSFYSAQVLPRIGKTISKDTSAYTYLPESVAAFPYGEDFLKIMEKVGFVFTRDEALTFGISSIYYGKK; encoded by the coding sequence ATGACAGTTATTCCTTATAAAGACCAAACAGCTTCTAAAAAAGACCAAGTAGCACAAATGTTCGATAATATATCGAATAACTACGACTTACTCAACCGAATTTTGAGTGGTGGAATTGATATTATTTGGAGAAAAAAAGCGATTTCGTATCTCAAATCTGAACGCCCTCAGCTTATGCTTGATGTAGCAACAGGAACAGGAGATTTTGCTATTGAAGCCTACAAAAAACTCAAACCAAAAAAGATTGTTGGCGTAGATATTTCGACAGGAATGCTTTCTTTTGGAAGAGAGAAAATAGAAAAATTAGGGCTACAAGATACTATTGATTTGAAGATTGGAGATTCTGAAAAACTACCTTTTGAGGACAATACTTTTGATGCTGTTACCGTTTCTTTTGGAGTACGTAACTTCGAAAACTTAGAGAAAGGATTAGCCGATATTTACCGAGTTTTGAAAAAAGGTGGTTCGCTTGTTGTACTAGAATTTTCACAACCAGAAGCATTTCCTATAAAACAATTCTACTCATTTTATTCAGCACAGGTACTTCCAAGAATTGGAAAAACAATTTCGAAAGATACATCAGCTTATACTTATTTACCTGAATCTGTGGCTGCATTTCCTTATGGAGAAGACTTTCTTAAAATAATGGAAAAAGTAGGTTTTGTTTTTACACGAGATGAAGCCCTTACTTTTGGAATAAGCTCAATTTATTATGGAAAGAAATAA
- a CDS encoding two-component regulator propeller domain-containing protein produces MFFISTKGQFYSSSISQFVKGFCLCILLCISLLASTANSFAQSFLSASKKITQYSQSTWQKRNGLPQNSITSITQSDDGYLWIGTHNGLVKFDGREFKILSAPTDSKNNINEGIPDNFVSVVKSTQQDGLWIGTNGEGLSNYNFLTFKNFDTQKDLVNNTILCLEEWEESIWIGTPKGLSRYRRNVFRNYTKKDGLLNIKINTLLKDTKNGQNALWIGTDEGLAKFNLDSGKIIPVSLPLPDLQILTLESDDKNNLYIGTANGLLYWNIETNELYNFNDKNQLVQNATINTLFIDKLGSLWIGTNSKGLLRYVPNLETFEALTTKEGLASNSITALFEDKEGSLWVGMNRGGLLRLNDSKFTPYSTLEGLSDNLTNCVFTYSDEENKTQSQSQIWIGTQSDGISILNQDDTFSYLTIKNGLPHNHVRSITATKNESNQSLFWVGTYGGGIAKYNAETKQTITFDTKNGLVGNFVRAIRVSQKQPKILLIATTEGLSIFDENKTGVNKFTNYTISNGLASDNITCVLEAQNGQIFLGTEDNGILLIDNPYSEDTTPPSFFSFTTQDGLADNLVLSLYEDPLDNTIYVGTKNGISTYDNGKITTPTSTSHWSSDAIHSILKVSSTWWFTSNDGVWTVSNDNFRNWMTEKTDSLNITSYDENDGLRSSDCASLSSPSITTDKNGNIWIPTAQGVSSFNYTTLHSLLPKPNVIVESVFDENGNNWIARETNKNGRVVFPSDFNSLEIHFDALTFISPQKTMYKYKLEGYDKEWRFTDKRTVFYGDLPPNKYIFQVKAANSDGVWNEEGTSFSFKIKPKITQIIWFWLAILGLVFVIAYLIYKWRTGIIENQRKKLEELVESRTEALLIQTTETQNQASELAVIDKIVASVNQQVTFKNVLTTLLEQALTLVKDTEKGYFLYYQEDYFHVAVPKGYTHRLPEKLSFDKVINYFKWGVPLARYFYKVYPTEREYLLAPYTPRFSLVIPILIGNFPEAILVFDFEKERSFSLTESRQLQRFTEHAVSSFLKARAYREVQLQKEALQDTVGHLSDSIQYAFRIQQAILKNPVEIKSHFEDAFVFYRPRDVVSGDFYWFYENKDTGVLTFAVIDCTGHGVPGAFMTVMTNSILNQIIRESHVEDPAEILTLLDKKLEETFSNDSKRKDGMDIGIFSVDKAKKTLNYAAAKLDLCFIRDNEIHQIKATRYPIGNMGTKRVQEKNFKTHSIDYQKKDVFYLYSDGFPDQFGGEENRKFMSRRFREFLLEYHYLSGSEQEEKLAVALEMWRGDLKQTDDILVVGVQVE; encoded by the coding sequence GTGTTTTTTATTTCTACCAAAGGTCAGTTTTATTCTTCCTCTATTTCACAATTTGTGAAAGGCTTTTGTTTGTGCATTCTACTTTGTATTTCTCTTTTAGCTTCTACTGCCAACTCTTTTGCTCAATCTTTTCTTTCTGCTTCCAAAAAAATAACACAATATAGTCAAAGCACTTGGCAAAAAAGAAATGGGCTTCCTCAAAATAGTATTACCTCAATTACACAATCTGATGACGGTTACCTGTGGATAGGAACGCATAATGGACTTGTAAAATTTGATGGAAGAGAGTTCAAAATTCTTTCTGCACCTACGGACTCAAAAAATAATATAAATGAAGGAATTCCAGATAACTTTGTTTCGGTAGTGAAGAGTACACAACAAGATGGTCTTTGGATTGGAACAAATGGAGAAGGACTTTCTAATTATAATTTTCTTACTTTCAAGAATTTTGATACACAGAAAGACCTTGTAAATAATACTATTCTTTGTTTGGAAGAGTGGGAGGAAAGTATTTGGATAGGAACGCCAAAAGGACTTAGTCGTTATCGTAGAAATGTATTTAGAAACTATACTAAAAAAGATGGTCTTCTAAATATAAAAATAAATACACTTTTAAAGGATACCAAAAACGGACAAAATGCACTATGGATTGGAACAGATGAAGGACTGGCAAAGTTTAATTTGGATTCTGGAAAAATCATTCCTGTTTCTCTTCCTCTGCCTGATTTGCAGATACTGACTTTAGAAAGTGATGATAAAAATAACCTATACATAGGAACAGCAAACGGACTTTTGTATTGGAATATTGAAACAAATGAGCTGTATAATTTTAATGATAAAAATCAACTTGTACAGAATGCAACAATAAACACGCTGTTTATTGATAAATTAGGTTCGCTTTGGATAGGAACAAATAGCAAAGGACTTTTGCGTTATGTACCAAACTTAGAAACTTTTGAAGCCTTGACTACAAAAGAAGGATTAGCCAGTAATAGCATAACAGCACTTTTTGAGGACAAAGAAGGTAGTTTGTGGGTAGGAATGAATAGAGGAGGACTTTTACGATTGAATGATAGCAAATTTACACCCTATTCCACTTTAGAAGGACTTTCTGATAACCTCACGAATTGTGTTTTTACGTATTCTGATGAAGAAAATAAAACTCAATCTCAATCTCAAATATGGATAGGAACACAAAGTGATGGAATTTCTATCTTAAATCAAGATGATACTTTTTCTTATCTGACAATCAAAAATGGATTACCTCATAATCACGTCAGAAGCATTACAGCTACAAAAAACGAATCAAATCAATCTCTTTTTTGGGTAGGAACATACGGAGGGGGAATAGCAAAATATAATGCAGAAACAAAACAAACGATAACTTTTGATACAAAAAACGGCTTAGTAGGAAATTTTGTTAGGGCTATCAGAGTTAGTCAAAAACAGCCAAAAATACTCTTAATTGCCACAACAGAAGGACTAAGTATTTTTGATGAGAACAAAACAGGGGTAAATAAATTTACAAACTACACTATTTCAAACGGTTTGGCTTCTGATAATATAACTTGTGTTTTGGAAGCTCAAAATGGACAAATTTTTCTAGGAACAGAAGACAATGGAATACTATTAATAGATAATCCTTATTCAGAAGACACTACTCCACCTTCATTTTTTTCATTCACTACGCAAGATGGATTAGCCGATAACTTAGTTTTGAGCCTGTATGAAGACCCTTTAGATAATACGATTTATGTAGGGACAAAAAATGGAATTTCTACTTATGATAATGGAAAAATAACTACTCCAACATCAACAAGTCATTGGTCTAGTGATGCTATTCACTCTATCCTAAAAGTAAGTTCGACGTGGTGGTTTACAAGTAACGATGGTGTTTGGACAGTTTCGAACGATAATTTTAGAAATTGGATGACAGAAAAAACCGATAGTTTAAATATTACTTCTTACGATGAAAATGATGGATTGCGAAGTAGCGATTGTGCTTCTCTTTCTTCTCCGAGCATTACGACTGATAAAAATGGAAATATTTGGATTCCGACAGCTCAAGGAGTTTCTTCTTTTAATTATACCACTTTACATAGCCTTTTGCCCAAGCCTAATGTAATCGTAGAAAGCGTTTTTGATGAAAATGGAAACAACTGGATAGCAAGAGAAACCAATAAAAACGGAAGAGTTGTTTTTCCTTCGGATTTCAATAGCTTAGAAATTCATTTTGATGCCCTTACTTTTATTTCTCCTCAAAAAACGATGTATAAATACAAATTGGAGGGATATGATAAAGAATGGCGATTCACAGATAAAAGAACTGTTTTTTATGGCGATTTACCTCCTAATAAGTATATTTTTCAAGTAAAGGCAGCCAATAGTGATGGCGTTTGGAATGAAGAAGGAACAAGTTTTTCATTCAAGATAAAACCAAAAATAACACAAATAATTTGGTTTTGGTTAGCAATTTTGGGGTTAGTATTTGTTATTGCTTATTTGATTTATAAATGGCGAACAGGAATCATTGAGAACCAACGTAAAAAACTAGAAGAGCTTGTAGAAAGCCGTACGGAAGCATTATTAATCCAAACCACAGAAACACAAAATCAAGCCTCAGAATTGGCAGTTATTGACAAAATTGTTGCAAGTGTAAATCAGCAAGTTACCTTCAAAAATGTTCTGACAACACTTTTAGAACAAGCTCTGACACTTGTAAAAGATACAGAAAAAGGATATTTTTTATATTATCAAGAAGATTATTTTCATGTTGCTGTTCCGAAAGGCTATACACATCGTTTGCCTGAAAAACTATCTTTTGATAAAGTAATTAATTATTTCAAATGGGGTGTTCCATTAGCTCGGTACTTTTATAAGGTTTATCCAACAGAGAGAGAATATTTACTTGCGCCTTATACGCCTCGTTTTTCGCTCGTTATTCCAATTTTGATAGGAAATTTTCCAGAAGCAATTTTGGTTTTTGATTTTGAAAAAGAGCGTTCATTTTCTCTTACAGAATCTCGCCAGTTACAACGTTTTACCGAACATGCTGTTTCTTCGTTCTTGAAAGCGAGAGCATATAGAGAAGTTCAGTTACAAAAAGAAGCACTACAAGATACTGTCGGACATCTTTCGGATAGTATTCAGTATGCCTTCCGTATTCAACAAGCTATTTTAAAAAATCCTGTTGAAATAAAATCTCATTTTGAAGATGCTTTTGTTTTTTATCGTCCTCGTGATGTTGTGAGTGGAGATTTTTATTGGTTTTATGAAAATAAAGATACAGGTGTTCTTACTTTTGCAGTTATTGATTGCACTGGACATGGTGTTCCAGGAGCGTTTATGACGGTTATGACAAATTCTATTCTGAATCAAATAATTAGAGAAAGTCATGTAGAAGACCCTGCCGAAATACTGACACTTTTAGATAAAAAATTAGAAGAGACATTTTCAAATGATTCGAAGCGAAAAGATGGAATGGATATAGGAATTTTTAGTGTCGATAAGGCCAAGAAAACTCTTAATTATGCTGCTGCAAAACTAGACTTATGTTTTATTAGAGATAATGAAATTCATCAAATCAAGGCTACTCGTTACCCAATTGGAAATATGGGGACAAAGAGAGTACAAGAAAAAAACTTCAAAACTCATTCCATTGACTATCAAAAAAAGGATGTTTTTTATCTGTATTCAGATGGTTTTCCAGACCAGTTTGGAGGGGAAGAAAATCGTAAGTTTATGAGTCGTCGTTTTAGAGAGTTTTTATTAGAATATCATTATTTGTCAGGTTCAGAACAAGAAGAAAAACTAGCAGTAGCTTTAGAAATGTGGCGTGGAGACCTCAAACAAACAGATGATATTTTGGTAGTTGGTGTGCAAGTGGAATGA
- a CDS encoding porin family protein: protein MKIEQKKHSFRLFSSASFAVLFLMLFLCFGNFSSALAQDVNKKKPVNQERKRKDKSLNIPDYDSKPLHYGFILGMHYATMRIDYSNYFADNTDTTIALLPQRSMSNFAVGMIIDLPLAEQWNFRFTPTVGLYEYSVTHKQLERATGKYVDTKVPVESVFFDFPILLKYKSIRRNNNRLYMVGGIVPSIKVGGRKQRDNKEAFGMEDYNLEVTYGLGWDHYFSFFKFAPEIRFTHGIANMNLRNQSVYFKNIDRMTTHKISLLFHFE from the coding sequence ATGAAAATCGAACAAAAAAAACACTCATTTAGACTCTTTAGTTCTGCTTCTTTTGCAGTTTTGTTTTTAATGTTATTTTTATGCTTTGGAAACTTTTCTTCTGCATTGGCTCAAGACGTAAATAAGAAAAAGCCTGTTAATCAAGAAAGAAAACGAAAAGATAAAAGTCTTAATATTCCTGATTATGATTCAAAACCTTTGCATTATGGTTTTATATTAGGAATGCATTATGCTACGATGCGAATAGATTATTCTAATTATTTTGCTGACAATACAGATACCACTATTGCTCTATTGCCTCAACGTAGTATGAGTAATTTTGCTGTTGGAATGATTATAGACCTTCCTCTAGCCGAACAATGGAACTTTCGCTTTACGCCAACAGTAGGTTTGTATGAATATAGCGTTACTCACAAACAACTAGAACGTGCTACTGGAAAATATGTAGATACAAAAGTTCCTGTTGAAAGTGTATTTTTTGATTTTCCTATTTTATTAAAATATAAATCTATACGAAGAAATAATAATCGCCTTTATATGGTTGGTGGTATTGTACCTAGTATAAAAGTAGGTGGGAGAAAGCAGCGTGATAATAAGGAAGCCTTCGGAATGGAAGATTATAACTTAGAGGTTACTTATGGTTTGGGTTGGGATCACTATTTTAGTTTTTTCAAATTTGCTCCCGAAATTCGTTTCACACACGGAATTGCAAATATGAATCTGCGTAATCAGAGTGTTTATTTCAAAAATATTGATAGAATGACTACACATAAAATATCATTATTATTTCATTTTGAATAA
- a CDS encoding TIGR02757 family protein gives MIKLKSKNFQKTKDFLDEKYEKYNHIDFVENDPIQIPHRFTKKQDIEISALFAAVLAWGLRKTIINKCNLIMELMDNSPHDFILNHKASDLNNVGFQEFKHRTFNSTDFLYFLDFLQRFYQKNDSLEALFSSKKTQKENIAHFHNTFFDIDYAPQRTKKHISTPERKSACKRLNMYLRWLVRKDDKGVDFGIWGNISPSILICPLDIHVERESKKLGLLERNISDWKAAEELTQNLRLFDANDPVKYDFALFGLGVENKRK, from the coding sequence ATGATAAAATTAAAATCAAAAAATTTCCAAAAGACAAAAGATTTTTTAGACGAAAAATATGAAAAATACAATCATATTGATTTTGTAGAAAATGACCCTATTCAAATCCCTCATCGGTTTACAAAAAAACAAGACATTGAAATTTCGGCACTTTTTGCAGCCGTTTTAGCGTGGGGATTACGAAAGACAATCATCAATAAATGTAATTTGATAATGGAATTGATGGACAATTCGCCACACGATTTTATTCTAAATCATAAAGCTTCAGATTTGAATAATGTAGGTTTTCAAGAGTTTAAACACCGTACTTTTAATTCTACTGATTTCCTTTATTTCTTAGATTTTTTACAGCGATTTTATCAAAAAAATGATTCTTTAGAAGCTCTTTTTTCTTCAAAAAAAACACAAAAAGAAAATATAGCTCATTTTCATAACACTTTTTTTGATATAGATTATGCACCACAAAGAACCAAAAAACATATCAGTACGCCTGAACGAAAATCAGCTTGTAAGCGACTAAATATGTATTTGCGTTGGCTAGTCAGAAAGGACGATAAGGGCGTAGATTTTGGTATTTGGGGAAATATTTCTCCTTCCATTCTGATTTGTCCATTAGATATTCACGTAGAAAGGGAAAGTAAAAAGCTAGGGCTACTAGAAAGAAATATTTCAGATTGGAAAGCAGCCGAAGAACTTACCCAAAACTTGAGATTATTTGATGCGAACGATCCTGTAAAATATGATTTTGCACTTTTTGGTTTAGGAGTAGAGAACAAACGTAAATAA